A single Streptomyces sp. Edi2 DNA region contains:
- a CDS encoding IS4 family transposase, with translation MSGPAATTAAAGRWRGLKVVAVDGTLLPVLDCPANLAVFTRQRLGNGTSGYPQLRLAALVARGTRSVTGAVFGPATHGELEYARRLADSLRAGMLLLGDRNFSAAALLNQPAATGAHLLVRCKTNRNLPLVARCNDGSTLTQIGPLTMRVVDAEIAIRTVQGTRTGHYRLLTTLTDPATHPAGELVRLYHERWEIETAYAELKSTILGGRVLRARTPTASSRRSGPC, from the coding sequence GTGAGCGGACCCGCCGCCACGACCGCTGCCGCCGGACGGTGGCGGGGCCTGAAGGTCGTCGCGGTCGACGGCACCCTGCTGCCGGTCTTGGACTGCCCGGCCAACCTCGCGGTGTTCACCCGGCAGCGGCTCGGCAACGGGACCTCGGGCTACCCGCAACTGCGGCTGGCCGCGCTGGTGGCCCGCGGCACCCGGTCCGTGACCGGGGCCGTGTTCGGTCCGGCCACGCATGGTGAGCTGGAGTACGCCCGCCGCCTGGCGGACAGCCTGCGGGCCGGAATGCTGCTGCTGGGCGACCGGAACTTCTCGGCCGCCGCCCTGCTGAACCAGCCGGCCGCCACCGGCGCCCATCTGCTCGTGCGCTGCAAGACCAACCGGAACCTGCCCCTGGTGGCCCGCTGCAACGACGGCTCGACACTTACCCAGATCGGGCCGCTGACCATGCGTGTCGTCGATGCCGAGATCGCCATCCGCACCGTTCAGGGCACCCGCACCGGCCACTACCGGCTCCTGACCACCCTCACCGACCCGGCTACCCACCCGGCCGGTGAACTCGTCCGGCTCTACCACGAGCGCTGGGAGATCGAGACCGCCTACGCCGAGCTGAAGTCCACGATTCTCGGCGGACGCGTCCTGCGGGCCCGCACCCCGACGGCATCGAGCAGGAGGTCTGGGCCCTGCTGA